The window cgaaaacagagtctttaatccagtttaaggaaatagcaatactcctagacaaatcggagcggtaaataaagcataaaaacaatttcactcgtaatcacgagaactgactggagactcgataataaactgcaggttgcctcgggaaggcacttgaccgtagcagactcagacacctgctcaccacgcagcatctgagggaaacacgacacgacagggcgatacaaagacacagcacggtgaacaatatacaaggatccgacagggcagaaacggaaaacaaggggagaaatagggactctaatcaggggaaaagatagggaacaggtgtgggaagactaaatgattgattaggggaataggaacagctgggagcaggaacggaacgatagagagaagagagagaggaagggagagagaaaaaggggaacgaacctaaaaagaccagcagggggaaaacgaacagagggaaaagcaaaatgacaagacaatataagacaaaacatgacattacttagtggtgttgcagactttggggcctttcagaacaggcaTACAGTGGGGAaaagaagtatttagtcagccaccaattgtgcaagttctcccacttaaaaagatgagagaggcctgtaattcatcatagatacacttcaactatgacagacaaaatgtgagaaaaaaaatccagaaaatcacattgtaggattttttatgaatttatttgcaaattatggtggaaaataattatttaagtaattttaaatttcacttcaccaatttggactattttgattATGTccattttcatttaaaaaaatgtattttacctttatttaattaggcaagtcagttaagaacaaattcttattttcaatgacggcctaggaacagtgggttaactgcctgttcaggggcaaaacgacagatgtataccttgtcagttcagggatttgaacttgcaacctttcagttactagtccaacgctctcaccactaggctgccctgccgcccaaCTATAAAGGTAATTCAGTAGACTCCTGCTGGGAGTGTCATACAGAAACTCTAGTTCATTTTGCCATGCTTTGATGGCCATAGAACCTTGTAGATTGCAATGCATACATACTATGATACTGTCATAAAACTATTACAAAACTGTACTCATGACTGATTATCTACACCCGTAACTACAGAAAATCCAACCTCATCAACTGGTTTTATATTACATCTGAAGAGAACAATTTTCCATTATCAGATAGGATTACAACATCAGAAACGTGGGTGATACCAAACAAACTCAAAGCAAATATGGCTAATTCTTTGAGGAAAAAAGTGTCAGCAACAAATGGTACGCAGGAAACAATTACCTCAAAACCTTCTGTGGTTCCCAGTGAGTCTGCCACTACAATTAAACAAATTTCAGAAGTCACAGAGAGGCAAATATCAGGCACTGCCATTGGGCTCTCATCTACCCAGGGAACCGAATATACAACAGTGTCCCCTGAAGTTACAAGTTAGTCTTTAAACTAGCACTGCTGGCACCTCAACATCAAGTGAGGCATCAACAGTGACTTCTGAAACAAACACATCTCCTGAATAATCAACAGCTATGGCAGCTGGTTTAACAACGGCAACAGATGAAGCTGTTTTCAACATTGGGAGTGACTATGAAACCGGAAACAACCAAATACACACTTGAAACAACTAAAGCTCAAGTCCTCAAGTGCAACCAGTGCCTCACCAGAAACAAGTCCTTCACAACCGTCTACTGTCACCAGTGAGCCTGTCTCCACAAATGAACAAACGTCAGCAGTCACAGAAGGACAATTACCGGGCACAACAGTTGGACTCTCATCTACTCGGGGAGCTGACGGTACATCTACAAAGCCAACTGACACCTCAACTGCAGCAGGACCTGGAACAATCCCTGATGAGCACACAACAAAGGCAGAAATGACAACAACTCCCGCTGAAGCAATAACAACCACTGTCACACAATCAGCAAGCCCAGAGATGTTGACAACTCCCACAATCACTCCTCGTCACACAATAGGGACCCCTGAGGATGCAAGTGAGTCTCTAACTGGAACTGCTGGCACCTCAACACATAGTGAGGCATCAACAACAACTGAAGCAATAACCACAACACCCTCTCTAACCATCCCGACCACACCGTTTACCACACCTCTTCTAGCTACCCCATCTAGGCCGACCACACCATCTACAACAccttctccatctaccccatctactACATCCAATCCAACTACATCTCCTCCATTGACCTCTCCTCGTCCCGCTACATCTGGACCTACACCTCCAATAATTGTGACTGTGGGTAAGGGATCACATGACCTTACCAGGAAAAACTCTCATGATATTACTACCTATCTCTACACAATATGCTGTCCTGGTTGATCTACTTAACCACTGTCCTGTTTgatctacagtggggagaacaagtttatgatacactgccgatttagcaggttttcctacttacaaagcatgttgaggtctgtaattttttatcataggtacacttcaactgtgagagatggaatctaaaacaaaaatacagaaaatcacattgtatgatttttaagcaattaatttgcattttattgcatgacataagtatttgatacatcacaaaagcagaacttaatatttggtacagaaacctttgtttgcaattagagagatcatacgtttcctgtagttcttgtccaggtttgcacacactgcagcagggattttggcccactcctccatacagaccttctccagatccttcaggtttcggggctgtcgctgggcaatacggactttcagctccctccaaagatgttgtattgggttcaggtcaggagactggctaggccactccaggaccttgagatgcttcttacggagccactccttagttgccctggctgtgtgtttaaggtcgttgtcatgctggaagacccagccatgacccatcttcaatgttcttactgagggaaggaggttgttggccaagatctcgcgatacatggccccgtccatcctcccctcaacacggtgcagtcgtcctgtcccctttggagaaaatcatccccaaagaatgatgtttccacctcaatgcttcacgattgggatggtgttcttggggttgtacacATCCTTCTTCcaccaaacacagcgagtggagttttgaccaaaaaactatatttttgtctcatcagaccacatgaccttctcccatttctcctctggatcatccagatggtcattggcaatcttcagatgggcctggacatgcgctggcttgagcaggggaacCTTGCGtgagctgcaggattttaatccatgatggtgTAGTGTGTTCCTAATGGTtttccagctctcttcaggtcattgaccaggtcctgccgtgtagttctgggctgatccctcaccttcctcatgatcattgatgccccacgaggtgagatcttgcatggagccccagactgagggtgattgaccgtcatcttgaacttcttccattttctaataattgcgccaacagttgttgccttctcaccaagctgcttgcctattgtcctgtagcccatcccagccttgtgcacgtctgcaattttatccctgatgtccttacacagctctctggtcttggccattgtggagaggttggagtctgtgtgattgagtgtgtggacaggtgtcttttatacaggtaacgagttcaaacaggtgcaattaataaaggtaatgagtggagaacaggagggcttcttaaataaaaactaacaggtctgtgagagatggaattctaactggttggtaggtgatcaaatacttaggtcatgcaataaaatgtaaattaattacttaaaaatcatacaatgtgattttctggattttttgtttcagattccgtctctcacagttgaagtgtacctatgataaaaattacagacctctacatgctttgtaagtaggaaacctgcaaaatcggcagtgtatcaaatacttgttttccccactgtatgtaacCACATTgccttaaatgtaaaaaattaataataataattgaaagGTCAAGTTGTTGTTCTTTTTCCTGTCAATTAACTACAGAGACCATTAAAGTATAAACAGATACAGTTGAtttaaagtgcattcggaaagtattcagaccccttggctttttccacatttagttattttacagccttattctaaaatgtattaaattgtttttaaatttacacacaataccccataatgacaaagcaaaaacaggttttaataatGGTTTGCTAATTTGTAAACATAaaaattgaaatatcacatttataaaaGTATTCAGATGCTTTACTCAGtcatttgttgaagcacctggcagcgataacagccttgagtcttctcgGGTATGACGCTacgagcttggcacacctgtatttggggagtatctCCCATTCTTCAAGtcctatcaggttggatggggagcgttgctgaacAGCttgtttcaggtctctccagagatgttcgatcaggttcaattccgggctctggctgggccactcaagaacattcagagacttgtcccgaagcaactcctgcattgtcttggctgtgtgcttagggtcgttgtcctgttagaaggtgaaccttctgaggtcctgagcgctctggggcAGGTCtttattaaggatctctctgcaaTTTTATTTGTTAATCTTTCCCCGATCCTGAacattctcccagtccctgccacagaaaaacatccacacagcatgatgctgccaccaccatgcttcaccatggggatggtgccaggtctcctccagatgtgatgcttggctttcaggccaaagagttcaatcttggtttcatcagaccagagaatcttgtttctcatggtctaagagtcctttaggtgccttttggcaaactccaagagggctgtcaatgtgccttttactgaggagtggcttccgtctggccactctacaataaaagcctgattggtggagtgctgcagagatggttgtgcttcaagaaggttctcccatctccacaaaggaactctggagctctgtcagagtgaccatcgggttcttggtcaccgccctgaccaaggtccttctcccctaattgctcagtttggccgggtggccagtgttaggaagagtcttggtggttccaaacttctatttaagaatgatggaggccactgttcttggggaccttcaatgcagcagaaatgttttggtactcttccccagatttGTAATTTGAcagtcctgtctctgagctctacggacaattccttcgacctcgtggcaggggttttgctctgatatgcactgtcactgacaggtgtgtgcttttccaaatcatgtccaatcaattgaatttaccgcaggtggactccaatcaagttgtactgtagaaacatctcaaggatgatcaatggaaacaggatgcaccggagctcaatttcgagtctcatagcaaagggtctggatgcttatgtaaataagttatttcagtTAACTAAGTCCCCACTCTTCCCTTTCCTTCATATCAGGGCGAAAGACATCCATACTGAACCAGTTGCTGGAGGACGACTTTGAGTGGCCCGACAGGCCAACTACGAGTGGCGACTTGGTTGGGTCAAGTAGTACCACGGTCCTAACAGGTAAACTGTCTAAAGCTTGCTCTGCTATCATAGGTTGTTGCTATAATTGTGTTTTAACCCCCTGGAGTCAAATTATTGGACGAAACATTGAATTTGACGCAATGCTATTAGCCCCTGGACAtgtattgaataacagattcatacatggaaaaacagatagtccaaaaaaacatttttttaaattgagacaTATCTGAGAAACATCAGGATCAAGATCAGGATGTTTTTTTTATCGTAACACCTTTTCTTTTTGCCACTAAACTATTTCcatatacacagtgtacaaaacattaggaacagctgctttttccatgacagactgaccaggtgaaagctgtgattcCCTAattgatatcacttgttaaatccacttcaaccagtgttgctgaaagggaggagacaggttaaattaaggctttttaagccttggattacttgtgtgtgccattcagagggtcaatgggcaagacaaaatatttatgtgcctttgaacagggtatggtagtaggtgagtGTGTCacgaactgcaatgctgctgggtttttcacactcaacagttttccgtgtgtcaagaatggtccaccgcccagaagacatccagccaacttgacacaactgtgggaagcattggagccaacatgggccagcatgttgacaccttgtagaatccatgctcTGAGAATCCATGCCCTGacctgaggctgttctgagggcaaaaaggggcaTTCATTTTTATAAACTCGTACCGGGCTActttcagacgagtcttgtgagcaTCCATGAccgacatgtacgtgttcgtgagagacTCACCTTCCCAAAGAGGgttcatattagtgtgtagcccaaactgttcggatgctgcagacagaagttgacagaTTGGCAGTACCGAAATCAGATGAatctgacacttgtgggggtcttAGAGCAAAACCGAGTACACCATCGTGTTTGTGAGtgtcatctttccatagaggggtagGACGTTCGGACGTTCGGACACTACAGACATTTTTGTGAAGACTGatttttcaggatgtctcatggtcagACAAACATAGCTGTAGCgctgccacctttcaccgcaaGTGCAGAAGGCCAAAACAGAAGGCCAGCAGtgttgagatgcagcccatgcaacaacaaaaatatatctCTAGCTTAGACAGATTTTTatgtgtatttaaaaaataaaataatgctaATTATATCCCGTGTGGGCGTGGACATCGACTCTAGTTAAAGGGATAATATGCCATTGTTATACAAAGTCTTTGGCATAACACCACCTTCCCCCAAAAAGTTTTTATTAATTATCCTCATCAGTAGAGTACTTGGCCTGGTTTAAAACATGATTAGCTTGGGGGACCAtttgtaaatatattttttctccGCTATCATAGagaataaccctaacccaccttATTGGTGGCCGAGTGGGCTTGCAGTACGAGGCAGACTCCTCCAACGTCTCCCTACCATGGAACACAGGCACAGTTGGGGATTCTATTCAAGCTATACTAGATGCCATCTCCTGACATTGTGCCCCTTGAGCAAGTCATTTAGACACTTTCTCAAGGGGTTAAAAAGCAACAAAAACATGATAAATAAAATTGGACAGTAAAGCTTTGTTCTTACTCTTTCTTCTCCTATAAAATGTGCCAGGGAGAGGTTTGAAGACCATCTACTAGTTCCTGGAGGGCTGATAGGGACGCCATACAAGACATACAGACACCTGAACCGACTGACCTCTTCAGGGCAACGTTTTGCATTGAGTGACCCTGGCAGCCAAAGGCGGAAAGAATGGcgtatttaaaatgtattatatactgtatttcttTGTCGTCAAAATGTGCTTTTGGAATTTCTGATGCTCCCAGAATGTCTAGCTTTCATTTCGATGACTGTTAGCAAGCTGGACAAaagtgaagagactataaatgaaGGTCCAATATAATATCTACAAACGTTTGATTTGGTTTTAGTAATTTCAATGTCGATTGACATCGTTTTGCtgcgacaaaaaaaaaaaaaacattttcagattgtatagtctCGCGGGCCTTGAGTTTGACAAGTGGGCTACATTGTCATTCAACCGGTTAAAAAAAGCTGTAAAATACGTCATACTGTGGTTGCACTTTATAAACTGGTGTACTTTCATGGTAAATTACTACATAGGGATACTATGGAGGACCTAATGTTGACTTTAAAAACCTATTCCATACTTAAATACCTTTTTTCAATATTCCCTGACAGTTTATGATCGGCAGACCGGAGATAAAGTCACTCTGAGATGTGCTGGATCATCCTTTAAATCAGTGTTTCATCGACCACCGGGAAAAAAAACAAGACTGGAACAAGATCTGTATTGAAAGGTCTCCTCTTTGGGAGCAAAGACTGAATGAAACAGCAAAAACTGTTTTACCAATGATATGATGCAACTTATGCCAGTTTGACAATTAGCAGTACTCATTTTTAACGTTGGTACTAAAGCTAATGAATAATGTTGTAATATCACATGTATATAATAACATGGCCTAACAACGTGTCTGTATACAGAAAACAGATATTGAACACTCAAAACATCTTTGAAATGTGTAATAAAAACAAAGATTTATTTCCTGACTCATTTTTGTAAACTGCATAATATCAAAGCAACCAAAAATGACAAACCACAATCAAATTAACCATGAATGAAGGTTAAAGTGAGACATTTTAAAGAACGTAAGTACTGCTGTACTAATCTAAGGCTTAGAACATTCTATGAAATCCTCAAGTTGTCAGCTATTTAGTTTTTTCCGTCTCAAAATATAAAACAAAATGGAGGCTACTGTAACACAGCCTCGTCCAGCGACTGGATCTGTTTCCGTGCCAACAGTTTCAAAGGCACCATGAAGGGGTTAAGGGGACAGAGTCCCGCCTTCTCCCAGTCAGATTTTCTTTGCGTAGCCGTCCCTGACTTTGCTGACGTGTCATTGGTCGAGGGAGTTTGTCCCTGGGCTTGTCCATTGTCCTGTGAAGGCGCGACAGTCTCAGTTCCCGCTCTTTCCTCTGTACTCCCCTGCAACGGCACAGCCCCATCCTTAGCAACGGAATTGGAAGACCCGGCGACCAGGTTGGCAGGCACCACCGTTGCAGCCACACCCTGATTGGTTGAGGTGCATTCCATCCCATCACTTCCCAGACCATCTGGGATTCCACTATTAGccacacctcttcctcctacctGACTCCCCTGTTGTACTTGAAGTGGGGCCCCCACCTTGTCACCAGCATCTAGACTTGGGGGCGTTGTCACAGCAACAAGTATTGCTCCTCCATCTGTTGCTCCATCTTGTCTTCTTTGATCTCCCGCTGCTGAGGACCAGGGCCTCCCAGTACCGGTGCCATCCTGGGTCACTTTGGGAACTGGGGCTGAGAACCGTTCATGGACCTAGGGGTAAGAAGAAAACAGAGTAATGTTGTCAAATATATCTCAAAAGGGAGAGATGGTGGAAAGAATATATTAAAAAGAGAAAATGTAAGATGGTGGAGAGGTCTGACTAGCAAAAGGGCAAACTCCCTCACACAGAAATGAGTGAGGTGGAGATCTATGACCCATCCGCAATTCTAGTCCTGGGCCCGTACTCACAAAGGGTCTCAAAgttggagtgctgatctaggatcaggtcccaacTCTTATTCCTTGCTAAATTAAAAAGCTAAACTGATCATAGAGCTGCACTAATACTTTGTGGATAAAGTCCCAGGTCTTATTCATTATGAATTAAaaagctaaactgatcctagatcagctggGCAATCTGATCTTAGATCTGTAGTTGATTGTACAGTACCTGGAGCAGGTGGTGCTGCAGTCTGGCACAGTCCAGGAGGGGGAGCTCTTCAGGCAGAGACATCAGCAGGTCCAGTATTATAGCACTTTCTGGGGAAAAAAGAAGTCAAagaagaacaggaacaagaagaTTATGATGAGGAAATGGGACAGACTGGCCAATCTTTTTGCAACAATTTAATGTGACAGAGGTTGTTGACCACATTGGAAATAGCCTAGTGCACTAATGTGTTATCCTCTTGACCCAAATGCATCTTTACAAGCAATTGGTTGTATAAcaagcagggttggggtcaattccatttcaatcccGGTATATTCCAGAACTACACAGAAATTCCAATtatcttcaatgcttttcaaaTGGGAATACGAACAATTAAAATTTGGttaactttctgaattgactggaatttaaaatggaattgaccccaaccctggtaagACATGTAGAAAGAAAGAAACCAGATTATCGACTGTCATAAGGTAAAAAGTGTATAACTTACACCCCACCCCAACAATAGCTATCATCTCACCCATAGGAGTCAGTTTGAAGCATTCACTCTGCACATGGACCGTACTTAAGAACCGATAGATCTTCTCAAAGTCCACAATGCTCCCCAGGCCTGTGTATCTAGGTGTGTTCTCATCCGCATGTTTACTTTTCCTTGGCCCAGCCCCGGGATGCTGAGGCTGCGGCCTAATAGAGGAGGCTGCAGCAGAGGGCTGTTGTTGTTTTGACACATCGGCAGGGGCAGGAGAGGACATCACTGCCAGCTGAGTGGTAGGGACGTTGGGCATGGTCTGCCCATGCGCGCCACCTTGTGCCACCGACTGGGACTGCAGTGTTGTAGTAGGACCAGACGATGAGGCAGAAAGGGACTGTACAGGCATTGGTACTGTAAGCAGAGTGGAAATGGCAGACCCTTCTTGAATCTGACTGAGGATGCTGGAGTTAGAGCAACCAGGCTGGGGTAGGGCTCCAACCGTAGAGGCTGGTGTAGTGGTCCTGCCTCTCTGTTTGGACGCGCCAGAAGCGGGGTTCATTGTGGACGGCTGGGTGGCAGGAACACCAGAGACTGGTACAGAGACTGCAGGTGGTGGTTGGGGTGTAGAAGCAATGTTAAACACTATAGGGCTGTTAGATACCCCTGAGGGGGCTGGTTTTTTTTGGGAGATAGGGGTGGGTATGGGTCTAGGTGGGATGGTCTTGAAGTTGGAGCGTTGTTGCTTAGGGAGATAGTCTTCTCGAGGCGGGTCAGAGTTGGTCAGGCTGCCGGGCTCTGTGGCTGAGATGACTAGCATCTGGAGAGAAGattgagggagaagggaagagagcgatagaggggagatgagagagaggagagtttgtAACTTTCAATATTGAATATGTCTAGACTATCATCTAAATATTTAAgcctattcaaatcaaatgttattggtcgcatacacatatgtagcagatgttattgtgggtgtagcgaaatgcttgtgttcctaggtccaacagtgcagtagtatctaacaattcaaaaATATACACAAATTTAAAAGTAaattaatggaattaagaaatatataaatattaggacgagcaatgtcagagtggcattgacagTAGAGTCGAATACAGTAGAAtcgaatacagtatatattgccagcagcataccaccctgcataccactgctggcttgcttctgaagctaagcagggttggtcctggtcagttcctggatgggagaccagatgctgctggaagtggtgttggaggcactctttcccctggtctaaaaaaaaaaaaagatcccaCTGCCCTGTGTAAGGTGCCGTCTTTCGGAGGTGGAGGAGTCAGGTGTCgtgactctgaggtcattaaagatcccatggcacttatcgtaagagtcctggctaaattcccaatcaaaccatcacggtcaccaaataatccccagtttacaattggctcattcatcccctgtaactattccccaggttgttgctgcaaatgagaacttgttctcagtcaacttacctggttaaataaatacatatgaaatgagtaaagaactatgtaaacattattaaagtggccagtgattccatgtatatagggtagccggctagtgatgttTTCATCCATATGTTTGCACTGTTTTCGAACATAATTGCCCCTTTTGAGATACTTTCACCTTCCCTTGAAAGACGTGGTattgtgtaatatatatataaatgaacAGACCTGAGCGAAGGCTGAGGTAATGGGTTCCTCCAGAGCTCCAGCCATATCATGGGCCAGTTCAGCCCACATCTGGATGGGCTTCAGGGCTGCCTTCTGCTCAGACCTCTGCTTCTTCACCTGGCCCACCACCGCTCTCAGCACACGCATCATCAGAGACTCCAACTGGGACTGGATCTGGGAGGGAGAGTGGATGGAAGACAAACACTAATTGGTGTGTTGTGTATGAACGTACGATACagaactggacacacacacactcatgcgcagctaaccttgtggggacatacaattcagtcccattcaacatcctattttccctaacccaaaaacctaaccttaacccccctagaaatagcatttaacCTTATGGGAACCAACATAATGTCCCCAGTTGTCaaatgtttgtttactattcttgtagAGAgcgagacacgagagagagagagagagagagagacagaaagagtatGAATGAATGATCGTGACCTCAATTTGAAATGCACTTTCTAGCTAACTTACTTCTTCTCTGGACTGCTTGGGAAGTTTTTCGTGCAGGGCCTCTAGGTCTATTGCCCCGTGAATCCCGCCAGTCATCTTGTTCTGCTTGTTGAGGCACCGCAGCAGGACCTGTTGCTCCGTCCGACTCCATCCCGTGCACGCGAACGTTGGTTTTCGCTTCGAGACTGTCTTTTCGGTCTTCTTGTTAACATAGCGCGTCGGTTGTATTCGAGAACGAGAGGGCGGCTTCATTGTGTTAGCTCGGTAGCAACGTTTAGTTGGATGGAAGACAAACAATTAAACAGGAGCTATCGTAGCTAGCACTGGTCCACGCGCATGCGTCGGATTTCCAATTAGCGTTACGCGCTGACGTTTTCGCGTGGACCAGAGCTAGTCTGGCGGTATACAAAGTGCTCAAGTCGTTTTCCTATTTTGGAGTAATGGCACCCTGTACAGACAGAGACAACTTATCCAGAAACACATTTGCTTTGATCAAAGGATATGGTAAAATGGAACGCGACAAAAGAGTGCAGAGGCAACTCGTTGTCGTCGCGCGAAAGACCAGAGTTAACTTGCTAACTACAAAGCTATCCTTGTCCCAGTCCCCAAATTATAGTTTGTTATCGACGTGATAAAGTGCAAGTAGATACCTGTAAATGTTGAGTTTTATCCGGAAAGAGTGAATCCTGTTCTGTTTCTATACCTAACCTTGACAACACGTTTACTGCTCAAGAATCAATACACTACGGATTGCCGCAGGTTAAAAAATGTACGAACAATGTACCACTCGAGAAACGCGTTCTGGAAATACAAACTACATTTTGTAATGATGTGAGTGATGTTTGCACATTAAAGGAAATATATCATAGATTATAGTCGTATATGAAATATAATTCTTTATGAAAATttaaacaaagaaaaaaacattggcagcggtgggattcgaacccacgcCCCCgaagagactggagccttaatccagcgccttagaccgctcggccacgcTACCTTTGCGCGCAGCATGAACTCTATAAATTTATCTTTAATTTCTTTAAATTGAAGACCAGCAGACATATCCCACCATTTACACTACATAACCAGATGTATGTGGACACATTTGCTgatataacaacctccactcttctgggacgctttccattagatgttggaacattactgcagggacttgtttccattcagtcacaagagcgttagtgaggtcgggcactgatgttggacgttTAGGCCTGGCAGCCAgtcgacgttccaattcatcccaacggtgtttgatggggttgaggtcaggttctattcaggccagtcaagttcttccacaccaatctccacaaaccatttctgtatgttgCCTACTTTGTGCACCAGGCAGTAGCTGTGTGTGGGTAAAGTCACTGGGGAAGCAAAGCCACCC of the Oncorhynchus gorbuscha isolate QuinsamMale2020 ecotype Even-year linkage group LG25, OgorEven_v1.0, whole genome shotgun sequence genome contains:
- the snapc2 gene encoding snRNA-activating protein complex subunit 2; protein product: MKPPSRSRIQPTRYVNKKTEKTVSKRKPTFACTGWSRTEQQVLLRCLNKQNKMTGGIHGAIDLEALHEKLPKQSREEIQSQLESLMMRVLRAVVGQVKKQRSEQKAALKPIQMWAELAHDMAGALEEPITSAFAQMLVISATEPGSLTNSDPPREDYLPKQQRSNFKTIPPRPIPTPISQKKPAPSGVSNSPIVFNIASTPQPPPAVSVPVSGVPATQPSTMNPASGASKQRGRTTTPASTVGALPQPGCSNSSILSQIQEGSAISTLLTVPMPVQSLSASSSGPTTTLQSQSVAQGGAHGQTMPNVPTTQLAVMSSPAPADVSKQQQPSAAASSIRPQPQHPGAGPRKSKHADENTPRYTGLGSIVDFEKIYRFLSTVHVQSECFKLTPMESAIILDLLMSLPEELPLLDCARLQHHLLQVHERFSAPVPKVTQDGTGTGRPWSSAAGDQRRQDGATDGGAILVAVTTPPSLDAGDKVGAPLQVQQGSQVGGRGVANSGIPDGLGSDGMECTSTNQGVAATVVPANLVAGSSNSVAKDGAVPLQGSTEERAGTETVAPSQDNGQAQGQTPSTNDTSAKSGTATQRKSDWEKAGLCPLNPFMVPLKLLARKQIQSLDEAVLQ